One part of the Candidatus Bathyarchaeota archaeon genome encodes these proteins:
- a CDS encoding DHH family phosphoesterase, whose product MAQNDSIEKFIAQSKEAAKVIVETAKNDGFISCFSHLDADGVAAAGIMGKMLSRLDARFRIRVMQWVDEKIIEEVTAGKPQLVILTDFGSGYLDLLNEKIPGSKIVILDHHQITGDAKNPNFTMLNPHVYGIDGATEVSGSGVAYFAAKAVNPANVDLAPIAIVGALGDMQDKYEQRSLKGLNEIIVQDGQAAGLVKVVKDLTFFGRETRPIHKMLASTTNPFIPGLSGQETESLNFVTNLGFPLKAGEKLRSLCDLTAEERKTLCSALADYLLSKGLHLEVENLIGNIYILAKEEPNTALRDGREFSVLLNSTGRMDRPSLGIAICMGDRKAALEDANKLLEDYRRSINKYLGWVAEKPERLREFQNVYVIFGEDQINEKIIGTVSSILVSTLANNLKPLLAFANIKEENAAKFSGRTTEAAVQAGVNLGDVMRIASEQNGGKGGGHNIAAGSQVPLDKIEAFLKTADELVGRQLKGEKLAGDSHA is encoded by the coding sequence ATGGCGCAGAACGATTCCATCGAGAAATTCATAGCACAATCCAAAGAAGCAGCCAAAGTCATCGTGGAAACCGCAAAAAACGACGGCTTCATCAGCTGCTTTAGCCACCTCGACGCTGACGGCGTAGCCGCCGCAGGCATCATGGGCAAGATGCTTAGCCGCCTCGACGCACGCTTCCGCATCCGCGTCATGCAATGGGTAGATGAGAAAATCATTGAGGAAGTCACCGCCGGCAAGCCGCAGCTGGTCATCTTGACGGATTTTGGCAGCGGCTACCTGGATTTACTCAACGAAAAAATTCCGGGCAGCAAAATCGTTATCCTCGACCATCACCAAATCACCGGAGACGCCAAAAACCCCAACTTTACCATGCTCAACCCCCACGTCTACGGCATAGACGGCGCAACCGAGGTCAGCGGCTCAGGCGTGGCATACTTCGCAGCCAAAGCAGTCAACCCCGCCAACGTGGACTTAGCCCCCATCGCCATAGTCGGCGCATTGGGCGACATGCAGGACAAGTATGAGCAACGCAGCCTCAAAGGCCTAAACGAAATCATAGTCCAAGACGGCCAAGCCGCCGGCTTAGTCAAAGTCGTAAAAGACCTCACCTTCTTCGGCCGTGAAACCCGCCCCATCCACAAGATGCTCGCCTCCACCACCAACCCCTTCATCCCCGGCCTCAGCGGCCAAGAAACCGAATCCCTCAACTTCGTAACAAACCTCGGCTTCCCCCTCAAGGCTGGCGAGAAGCTCCGCAGCCTCTGCGACTTAACCGCTGAGGAACGCAAAACCCTCTGCTCGGCGCTGGCGGACTATTTGCTCTCCAAGGGACTGCATCTTGAAGTCGAGAACCTCATCGGCAACATCTACATCCTCGCCAAAGAGGAACCCAACACTGCCCTGCGGGATGGACGCGAGTTCTCGGTGCTTTTGAACTCCACGGGCCGCATGGATCGCCCAAGCCTTGGCATAGCCATCTGTATGGGAGACCGCAAAGCCGCCCTTGAAGACGCTAACAAGCTGCTGGAGGATTATCGCCGAAGCATCAACAAGTATCTGGGCTGGGTAGCAGAGAAACCTGAGCGCCTCCGCGAGTTCCAGAACGTGTACGTTATTTTTGGGGAGGACCAGATTAACGAGAAAATCATCGGAACTGTCAGCAGCATCCTTGTCTCGACGCTTGCCAACAACCTTAAGCCGCTGCTGGCGTTCGCCAACATCAAAGAGGAGAACGCCGCCAAATTCTCTGGGCGAACCACCGAGGCAGCAGTGCAGGCGGGCGTGAACCTCGGCGACGTCATGCGCATTGCCTCTGAGCAGAACGGCGGCAAAGGCGGTGGACACAACATCGCAGCGGGCTCGCAGGTTCCGCTTGACAAAATCGAGGCGTTCCTAAAAACAGCCGACGAATTGGTGGGGCGGCAGCTGAAGGGGGAGAAGCTTGCAGGCGACAGTCACGCTTAG
- a CDS encoding 30S ribosomal protein S15 has protein sequence MPKQEKGKSHSVRPVSRRPPSWCKYQPEEVEAFIIKLAKEGHSMSSIGTVLRDQYAIPLAKPITGKSISDTLKASNLAPPMPEDLSDLMKKATRLAVHMDKNKKDLHNKRNMQIIEARIHKLSRYYKREGVVDKSFKYKAKIASVT, from the coding sequence ATGCCAAAGCAAGAAAAAGGGAAATCACATTCAGTTCGTCCAGTCAGCAGGCGCCCACCTAGCTGGTGCAAGTACCAGCCTGAGGAAGTTGAAGCCTTCATCATTAAACTCGCCAAGGAAGGCCACAGCATGAGCAGTATAGGCACGGTTCTACGTGACCAATACGCGATTCCATTGGCTAAGCCGATTACGGGTAAAAGCATAAGCGACACGCTTAAAGCCTCAAATCTGGCTCCGCCTATGCCTGAGGACCTATCTGACCTCATGAAGAAAGCCACACGCCTCGCCGTCCACATGGACAAAAACAAGAAAGACCTCCATAACAAACGCAACATGCAGATCATCGAAGCCCGCATCCACAAACTCAGCCGCTACTACAAACGCGAAGGCGTAGTTGACAAGAGCTTCAAGTACAAGGCAAAAATCGCCTCAGTAACCTAA
- a CDS encoding KEOPS complex subunit Pcc1 — translation MQATVTLSYSDAKMAEAVAKAVSPDNHKTPPGLSIVTVQQDKKVVTEIVCSGKLATFTATIDDLLSCASTAEKTVKAITK, via the coding sequence TTGCAGGCGACAGTCACGCTTAGCTACAGCGATGCAAAGATGGCGGAGGCAGTTGCCAAGGCGGTGTCGCCTGACAACCACAAGACGCCCCCGGGGCTAAGCATTGTTACGGTTCAACAGGACAAAAAAGTGGTTACGGAAATAGTCTGCAGCGGCAAACTCGCCACCTTCACCGCCACCATCGACGATTTGCTTTCCTGCGCATCCACAGCGGAGAAAACAGTTAAAGCAATAACAAAATAA